The following are encoded together in the Gilvimarinus sp. DA14 genome:
- a CDS encoding ArdC family protein: MSNQTDIQDVVTNKIIELIEGGELPPWRRPWDISQDGMMPYNVSTKANYNGINILILWYEALDRGFSSNGWVTYKQAQALGGQVKKGEKSVRCIFFKPIEIESEDGDEESKIIPCRRTFSVFNLEQVDGLDHLLPGKADGYSEVVEEATLCIEQLQRYCSNESIDVSQQGNVAAYSPSKDLIRLPTGFHSAGDHAATFAHECIHSTGHRSRLDRFDKTTFNFSMEDESYAYEELIAELGAAFLCAQFNIQGQHTQHACYLKHWLGKLKEDKTFLFKASAAANKAFQLILQSANSKRVAA, from the coding sequence ATGAGCAACCAAACTGACATTCAAGACGTAGTCACCAACAAAATCATTGAGCTGATTGAAGGTGGTGAACTTCCACCCTGGCGTCGACCATGGGATATTTCACAAGATGGCATGATGCCCTATAACGTCTCTACCAAGGCGAACTATAACGGCATTAACATTCTGATTCTTTGGTATGAAGCACTGGATCGAGGTTTTTCCAGTAATGGCTGGGTCACCTACAAACAGGCGCAAGCCTTAGGCGGCCAGGTTAAAAAAGGAGAAAAATCGGTTCGATGTATTTTCTTTAAACCCATCGAGATTGAGTCCGAAGATGGCGACGAGGAATCAAAAATAATCCCTTGTCGTCGTACCTTTTCGGTATTCAACCTTGAACAGGTAGACGGGCTTGATCATTTACTTCCAGGTAAGGCGGACGGTTACTCAGAAGTTGTCGAAGAGGCGACACTGTGTATCGAGCAACTTCAGCGGTATTGTTCGAATGAATCGATCGACGTGAGTCAGCAAGGAAATGTCGCAGCCTACTCACCGAGCAAAGACCTCATTCGATTGCCGACGGGGTTTCACTCTGCTGGTGATCATGCAGCGACCTTTGCACATGAGTGCATTCACTCAACAGGTCATCGTTCTCGGCTGGATCGCTTCGATAAGACAACGTTCAACTTTTCCATGGAGGATGAGAGCTATGCGTATGAAGAGCTAATCGCAGAGCTGGGCGCAGCGTTCTTGTGCGCACAGTTCAACATTCAGGGACAGCATACTCAACACGCCTGCTACCTGAAGCATTGGCTCGGCAAGCTCAAAGAAGATAAGACCTTTTTGTTTAAGGCCTCTGCGGCTGCAAACAAAGCCTTCCAACTCATTCTGCAATCTGCCAACTCAAAGCGCGTTGCAGCATAA
- a CDS encoding N-6 DNA methylase, translating to MSFNTSNFVRLFKTIAPHQHRYEVFRDFVILSACTLQNAVRFDQAIEDEYLQVAGKYQKSDLEAISHLFAEVVMGLEKQVGDYLGATYMSLELGSDHIGQFFTPYEVSRMMAKVTAGDDIALPEGQDFITVSEPAAGAGGMAIAFSEAFMEAGFNPQTQLWASCWDIDPVAARMCFIQLSLLHIPAEVVVGNTLSGKVYQVMHTPAHHLGFWDLKLRGRKNTAANSVGTQDATLRTAV from the coding sequence ATGTCGTTTAATACCTCGAACTTCGTTCGTTTGTTCAAGACCATTGCACCACACCAGCACCGATACGAAGTCTTCCGCGACTTTGTGATCCTATCCGCATGCACGCTACAAAATGCGGTTCGTTTCGATCAGGCCATTGAGGATGAGTATCTGCAGGTGGCGGGCAAGTACCAAAAATCTGACCTTGAGGCTATCTCACATCTCTTTGCTGAGGTGGTCATGGGGCTGGAAAAGCAAGTCGGTGACTACCTGGGGGCAACCTACATGTCGCTTGAACTGGGCTCTGATCACATCGGGCAGTTTTTCACGCCCTACGAGGTTAGCCGGATGATGGCCAAGGTAACGGCCGGTGATGATATCGCTCTTCCTGAAGGACAAGATTTCATTACCGTCTCTGAGCCGGCCGCTGGCGCTGGAGGTATGGCCATCGCCTTTAGTGAGGCATTCATGGAGGCCGGATTCAACCCGCAAACCCAGCTTTGGGCCTCTTGTTGGGATATTGACCCAGTGGCGGCCAGGATGTGTTTCATCCAGCTGTCGCTATTGCATATTCCAGCGGAGGTGGTTGTCGGCAACACGCTTAGCGGGAAGGTGTACCAGGTAATGCATACACCAGCCCACCATTTAGGTTTTTGGGATCTGAAGCTTCGCGGCCGCAAAAATACGGCAGCCAATTCGGTTGGAACGCAGGACGCAACTTTGCGCACTGCCGTCTAA
- a CDS encoding antirestriction protein: protein MQSNAAEVQPVTAEAVPTEERVDTLPSFFPSCYLEFELMVFDVARTISKTYQGVSGYWQFYRLSNGGFYMAPHCDGEFEVTIPFGNGFRGSLSADAFGVAVTLYAYCFIAEKFQDADLADHYARLYDYMSDHKEAGSIWQAID, encoded by the coding sequence ATGCAATCCAACGCAGCTGAAGTACAACCGGTAACGGCCGAGGCCGTGCCCACTGAGGAACGAGTCGACACCTTACCGTCGTTCTTTCCATCGTGTTATCTGGAGTTCGAGCTGATGGTGTTTGATGTGGCTCGCACTATTTCGAAGACCTACCAGGGAGTCTCCGGGTACTGGCAGTTCTATCGCTTATCCAACGGGGGCTTTTACATGGCCCCTCATTGCGATGGTGAATTCGAGGTAACCATACCCTTCGGTAATGGCTTCCGGGGATCACTCAGTGCTGATGCTTTTGGCGTGGCCGTGACTCTGTATGCGTACTGTTTCATTGCTGAGAAGTTCCAGGATGCAGATCTGGCGGATCATTATGCTCGGTTATATGACTACATGTCCGATCACAAAGAAGCCGGCAGCATCTGGCAAGCCATTGACTGA
- a CDS encoding JAB domain-containing protein, whose translation MSYDRYKKIDKRRVIDSPKKAIAYVKAHSIKTRERMLFCLYLDDNLQPCFFDAYPDEMQMETATAQRDILRKAIQLGIEKVVIVTMLDLENSQVGDPLQDQYELVEALNVAGIEALDHVIMSPVGFMEATRSVLTSVKRSWRKVRRLPAPVAA comes from the coding sequence ATGTCTTACGATCGTTACAAGAAAATTGATAAGCGTCGCGTGATCGACTCACCCAAAAAAGCCATTGCGTATGTTAAGGCTCACTCGATAAAGACAAGAGAGCGTATGCTGTTCTGTCTATACCTGGATGACAACCTGCAGCCATGCTTTTTTGATGCTTATCCTGATGAGATGCAGATGGAAACTGCTACGGCTCAGCGCGATATTTTGCGCAAGGCAATTCAGCTGGGTATCGAGAAAGTGGTGATCGTCACCATGCTTGATTTGGAAAACAGCCAGGTGGGTGATCCGCTCCAGGATCAGTACGAGCTGGTAGAGGCATTGAATGTCGCCGGCATCGAGGCCTTGGATCATGTCATCATGAGCCCAGTGGGCTTTATGGAGGCTACTCGGTCAGTTCTCACCAGCGTAAAACGCAGCTGGCGGAAGGTTCGGCGTCTTCCGGCCCCGGTTGCAGCTTAG
- a CDS encoding DUF4113 domain-containing protein — protein sequence MDDIWGGGRQGFDQHDRQHFSVCLERTIEELNGISCLPLEDAPPAKREIYCTRSFGEKASSIEPILQVTSLYARRACEKLRKQKRLMREILVFLQTSPFAEKRYSKSVTVKLPYPTDNTRLITRAAKQAIQSLYKEGYQTLKSGVGLVDLIDPAYGQGDLFQVTQPLRSTKIMATLDAVNKRFGSGTAFSAAEGLKKKWAMRQSYASPRYMTSWSQIPRAIC from the coding sequence GTGGATGATATCTGGGGTGGCGGTCGGCAGGGGTTTGACCAACATGATCGTCAGCACTTCAGCGTCTGCCTGGAGCGCACGATCGAGGAGCTGAACGGAATTTCCTGTCTCCCCCTGGAGGATGCGCCGCCGGCTAAACGCGAAATCTACTGTACGCGATCCTTTGGCGAGAAGGCGAGTTCGATAGAGCCCATCCTGCAGGTGACATCACTCTATGCTAGGCGTGCCTGCGAAAAGCTCCGAAAGCAAAAACGCCTGATGCGTGAGATCTTGGTGTTCCTGCAAACCTCGCCCTTTGCGGAAAAGCGCTACTCCAAGTCTGTGACGGTGAAATTGCCTTACCCGACCGACAACACACGCCTGATAACACGTGCCGCCAAGCAAGCAATTCAATCTCTTTACAAAGAGGGGTATCAAACCCTTAAATCAGGTGTTGGGCTGGTCGACCTCATCGATCCGGCATATGGTCAGGGAGACTTATTTCAGGTAACGCAGCCACTCCGATCGACCAAAATCATGGCGACACTGGATGCCGTGAATAAGCGGTTTGGAAGCGGAACCGCTTTCTCGGCCGCCGAGGGCTTAAAGAAAAAATGGGCGATGAGGCAGTCTTACGCATCGCCACGATACATGACCTCTTGGTCTCAAATTCCAAGAGCGATATGTTAA
- a CDS encoding cation diffusion facilitator family transporter yields the protein MGHEHNHSASDMGDKRLVAAIGVNALLTLAQVVGGILSGSLSLIADALHNLSDAASLAIALIARKIGRKPPDAFKTFGYQRSETIAALINLVTLVIVGLYLVYEAIGRLFVPQPVEGWTIVVVAGIALIVDLATAILTYTMSKSSMNIKAAFLHNVSDAMASVGVVIAGTLILLYGWYWTDTVLTLMIAGYVLWQGFSMLPKTIHLLMEGTPNGVSIDEVISAMEQLDDVVGVHHVHVWELAEHTIALEAHVVVKKANLPDLERVKTNLKRVLHDQFDVSHSTLEIEQEGSGCVDTQTNRKHGSAQACPADASTNPTAPTQR from the coding sequence GTGGGACATGAACATAACCATAGTGCCAGTGATATGGGCGACAAACGTTTGGTCGCGGCCATTGGTGTTAATGCATTACTCACGCTCGCACAAGTTGTTGGCGGAATACTTTCAGGTAGTTTGTCGCTCATCGCTGATGCGCTCCATAATCTGAGCGATGCCGCGTCGTTGGCGATCGCGCTCATAGCACGAAAAATTGGTCGAAAACCACCCGATGCGTTCAAAACCTTCGGCTATCAACGCAGTGAAACCATAGCTGCCTTGATCAATCTGGTCACTCTGGTAATCGTGGGTTTGTATCTTGTCTACGAGGCGATAGGACGACTATTTGTTCCGCAGCCCGTCGAAGGCTGGACTATAGTTGTGGTGGCAGGTATCGCTCTAATTGTAGATCTTGCCACGGCCATACTCACCTACACGATGTCAAAAAGCAGCATGAACATAAAGGCCGCGTTCTTGCACAATGTGTCGGATGCGATGGCGTCCGTCGGTGTTGTTATAGCGGGGACCTTGATACTCCTGTACGGCTGGTACTGGACGGACACTGTGCTGACGTTGATGATCGCTGGGTACGTGCTGTGGCAAGGTTTCAGTATGCTACCGAAAACCATTCACTTACTGATGGAAGGCACACCAAACGGAGTCTCCATTGATGAGGTGATCAGCGCCATGGAACAATTGGACGATGTTGTGGGTGTCCATCATGTACATGTCTGGGAACTGGCTGAACACACAATCGCACTGGAAGCACATGTTGTCGTAAAGAAGGCTAATCTGCCCGATCTTGAACGGGTGAAGACCAATTTAAAGCGCGTGCTTCATGACCAATTTGACGTCAGCCACTCAACACTTGAAATTGAGCAGGAAGGCAGTGGCTGTGTCGACACGCAGACCAACAGAAAGCACGGCAGTGCGCAAGCATGCCCTGCGGATGCTTCCACTAACCCGACCGCGCCAACACAAAGGTGA
- a CDS encoding P-II family nitrogen regulator has translation MQEIKAYIKTRKLESVTLALHRLDGITGMSVSEVRGFGRSKAQSSATHPIAGASEFSEHVKVEIVCQAHLADAVVELLKTEAHTGLRGDGRIFVSDIRRAIRIQDGIEDTNVV, from the coding sequence ATGCAAGAGATAAAAGCTTACATCAAAACGCGTAAACTGGAATCGGTCACTCTGGCGCTGCATCGCCTGGATGGCATTACCGGGATGAGCGTCTCCGAAGTCCGGGGTTTCGGTCGCAGCAAGGCGCAAAGCAGCGCCACGCACCCGATTGCGGGTGCGTCGGAGTTCTCCGAGCACGTGAAGGTGGAGATCGTGTGTCAGGCCCACCTTGCCGATGCCGTAGTGGAGCTGCTGAAAACCGAAGCCCATACTGGACTTAGAGGGGACGGCCGTATCTTTGTGAGCGATATCAGGCGCGCAATTCGCATTCAAGATGGTATCGAAGACACCAACGTCGTCTAA
- a CDS encoding efflux RND transporter permease subunit: MQAIIRAALQNRLLVVVIALACVIGGYAAYRSLPVDAYPDISPSLVQVFVETEGLAPEEVEKYVTYPLESSMNGLPKLDHVRSVSNFGLSVVNIYFEDGTDIYFARQLVSERLQQAREAIPDGFGEPVMGPITTGLGQILFYVLEDTSGEYSRTDMREIQDWIVKFNLQTVKGVTEVLSIGGNVKQFQVRIDPKALLRYDISLPQVKRRIEANNANAGAQFIIQNDEQYIVRSVGLAENLDDLRNIVVKSVDGVPVYLHQLGELTIGGEIRRGLTTKDGKGEAVVGMVLKLIGANTSNVISAVKEELTTINANLPEGIQVSPYYDQAQLVEAAVSTVTNALLQGIVLVAIILLVFMGGWRPSLVVALSIPFSVCLALIAMKWFGISANLMSLGGLAIAIGMMVDGAVVVVENIDRLLRESSSDESRMHIVARASQAVARPILFAISIIIVVFLPLFSLQGVEGATFRPLAYTVSLAMMGSLIFALVVAPVIASLIMRRPKSTQTSDEPGGLIGLIARGYRPLVQGVIRNRWIGVTIAVVVLTIGGVIGPRLGSEFVPRFNEGDLLIRATMAPSISLDKAKQSMTLFERQLLERFPEVTQVVTRIGRGEVGAHADPVNSAEIFVGLKPKEQWKTAKTLDGLYSAMSAEFEDFPGTKFNFTQPIAAAADELLTGTKAELAAKLFGDDLEVLDRKATEIAEVMRRVSGGEDVQKDQVGGTPQVQVQLDRKAIARYNLNVSDVQETIRVGVGGESAGQVFEGIRRFDIYVRLAESSRDKTEVIRDLKVRNELGQQIPLSELASVEEVVGPRQVTRENNQRFITIQANVRDRDIGSYVAEADQTITEQVELPPGYFLKWGGQFELQQQANKRLMVVVPITLALVFLMLYANFGSLRNALLIMLNIPLALVGGIVSLWLAGLSLSVPASVGFIALFGIALENGLVLVSYLNELVRDGVPMAKACVQGAMARLRPVVMTAVTTGLGLAPLLFATGTGSEVQRPLAAVVIGGLFTATILTLVILPALYPWFADRSNGDNSTS; the protein is encoded by the coding sequence ATGCAGGCGATAATTAGAGCGGCGTTGCAAAACCGGCTGCTGGTGGTAGTGATTGCACTGGCTTGTGTGATTGGCGGTTATGCCGCTTATCGTAGTTTACCGGTAGACGCTTACCCGGACATTTCCCCCTCATTGGTGCAGGTATTTGTTGAGACTGAAGGTCTCGCGCCGGAGGAAGTAGAAAAATATGTGACCTACCCTCTTGAAAGCTCCATGAATGGTTTACCGAAGCTAGACCACGTCAGGTCAGTATCCAATTTTGGTCTATCGGTGGTAAACATCTATTTCGAAGATGGAACCGACATTTATTTCGCCCGACAATTGGTTAGCGAACGATTGCAACAGGCCAGAGAGGCCATTCCGGATGGATTTGGTGAACCGGTTATGGGGCCGATCACCACCGGCCTGGGACAGATTCTGTTTTATGTTCTGGAGGACACCAGTGGCGAGTACAGCCGCACCGATATGCGAGAGATTCAGGACTGGATCGTCAAGTTCAACCTGCAGACGGTCAAAGGCGTCACCGAAGTACTGTCCATTGGCGGCAACGTCAAGCAGTTTCAGGTGCGCATTGATCCCAAGGCGCTGTTGCGCTATGACATCTCCTTGCCACAGGTCAAACGTCGGATCGAGGCGAACAATGCCAATGCGGGAGCCCAGTTTATCATCCAGAATGACGAGCAATACATCGTTCGCTCTGTCGGCCTCGCAGAAAACCTGGATGACTTGCGTAACATTGTGGTCAAAAGTGTTGATGGAGTGCCGGTCTACCTGCACCAACTCGGCGAGCTAACTATTGGCGGTGAAATTCGTCGAGGGTTGACCACTAAGGATGGTAAAGGCGAAGCCGTGGTAGGTATGGTGCTCAAGCTAATTGGTGCCAACACCTCTAACGTGATCAGTGCCGTGAAGGAAGAGCTGACAACCATCAATGCTAATTTGCCGGAAGGTATTCAAGTCAGTCCCTATTATGACCAGGCGCAATTGGTCGAGGCTGCCGTCTCTACTGTGACCAATGCGTTACTCCAGGGTATTGTCTTAGTCGCAATCATATTACTCGTCTTTATGGGTGGGTGGCGCCCCAGTCTGGTGGTAGCCCTATCCATTCCGTTTTCGGTGTGCTTGGCATTGATTGCCATGAAATGGTTTGGGATTTCCGCAAACCTGATGTCTCTGGGCGGCCTAGCTATTGCCATTGGCATGATGGTAGACGGCGCTGTAGTCGTGGTAGAGAACATCGACCGACTTTTGCGTGAATCGTCCTCGGATGAGTCACGCATGCACATTGTGGCGAGGGCCAGCCAGGCGGTAGCAAGACCAATACTCTTTGCCATAAGTATCATCATAGTGGTGTTCTTGCCGTTGTTCAGCTTGCAGGGTGTTGAAGGTGCCACTTTCCGGCCACTGGCATACACGGTATCTCTAGCCATGATGGGCTCGTTGATCTTTGCATTGGTAGTGGCACCGGTGATTGCTTCGCTAATCATGCGCCGCCCAAAATCAACTCAGACTTCGGATGAGCCCGGTGGCCTTATTGGCTTGATCGCCCGGGGTTACCGACCACTCGTTCAGGGCGTTATTCGCAACCGCTGGATTGGTGTGACCATTGCAGTGGTGGTTCTGACAATCGGGGGCGTTATCGGTCCACGCCTCGGCTCGGAGTTTGTACCGCGATTCAACGAAGGAGACCTATTGATCCGAGCTACTATGGCGCCCTCTATCTCGCTTGATAAAGCCAAGCAATCGATGACGCTGTTTGAACGTCAACTATTGGAGCGCTTTCCCGAAGTAACTCAGGTAGTAACCCGCATCGGTCGCGGTGAAGTCGGGGCACATGCTGACCCAGTCAATAGTGCGGAAATCTTTGTCGGACTTAAACCCAAGGAGCAATGGAAGACGGCGAAGACACTGGACGGCCTATACTCTGCAATGAGTGCCGAGTTCGAAGATTTTCCTGGCACCAAGTTCAACTTTACACAGCCGATTGCAGCCGCTGCTGATGAACTGCTAACAGGCACGAAAGCCGAGCTGGCCGCTAAGCTATTTGGCGATGATCTGGAGGTTCTGGATCGTAAAGCCACGGAGATTGCCGAGGTCATGCGCCGAGTCTCTGGTGGAGAAGATGTCCAGAAAGACCAAGTGGGTGGTACGCCTCAAGTCCAAGTTCAGTTGGACCGGAAGGCTATAGCCCGCTATAACTTGAATGTGTCGGACGTGCAGGAAACCATCAGGGTTGGTGTAGGTGGCGAGAGCGCCGGTCAGGTATTCGAAGGTATTCGTCGCTTCGATATCTATGTGCGGCTGGCAGAGTCGTCAAGAGATAAAACCGAGGTTATTCGGGACCTAAAGGTTCGCAATGAACTGGGGCAGCAGATTCCTCTCAGTGAACTCGCCAGCGTGGAAGAAGTGGTTGGTCCACGACAGGTTACCCGGGAAAATAATCAGAGATTTATCACCATTCAGGCCAACGTCCGCGACCGTGATATCGGCTCCTATGTGGCCGAGGCGGACCAGACGATTACCGAGCAGGTGGAGCTTCCACCGGGCTACTTCCTGAAATGGGGCGGCCAATTTGAACTTCAGCAGCAGGCCAACAAACGCCTGATGGTGGTAGTTCCGATTACCTTGGCGCTGGTGTTTCTGATGCTATACGCAAACTTCGGTTCTTTGCGTAATGCTCTGCTGATCATGCTCAACATTCCCCTAGCTCTGGTCGGGGGTATTGTGTCACTGTGGTTGGCGGGGTTGAGTTTGTCAGTGCCGGCCTCTGTAGGCTTTATCGCCCTATTCGGCATAGCGCTTGAAAACGGTCTGGTACTGGTCAGTTACTTAAACGAGTTGGTGCGTGATGGCGTGCCCATGGCAAAGGCCTGTGTCCAGGGCGCAATGGCGCGCTTGCGCCCGGTCGTTATGACGGCCGTCACTACCGGCCTGGGGCTCGCGCCATTGCTGTTTGCCACAGGGACGGGCAGCGAAGTTCAGCGTCCCTTAGCGGCTGTGGTTATCGGCGGGCTGTTTACCGCCACCATTCTCACGTTGGTGATTCTGCCAGCTCTCTACCCTTGGTTCGCCGATCGCTCCAACGGCGACAACTCAACGTCTTGA
- a CDS encoding efflux RND transporter periplasmic adaptor subunit yields the protein MKSLAFFWIFVMSMALPLSGVSIRVQAQEAEHSDHEHEQTQKEKTHNDDHSEHEDHEEGHDDHQDHGEDEGAHDEAGEEAHEEHDEHGGHEEQGASIDPQTLRALGAEVSIASPGRVSQTVSLPGEVRLNKEAVAQITPRYSAQIVDVSARIGDSVAAGDTLAIGESSQTLQRFSLKSLIRGTVIDRSVTLGEHIQPSDAAFVVADLSTLWVDIALYPRQIGLVKKGQPVRISTTFGPEPVNTQIDYLDPIVSEQLRSGLARIYLDNAAGQWRPGMFIEAEVTLTETEAEVVVPQTAVIKYQGRQVVFVKEGDSWRPRPVVLGARDRDQVVIRSGVSPGEQYVAKGGFTLKADLLKSEFESGHNH from the coding sequence ATGAAGTCGTTAGCATTTTTCTGGATTTTTGTGATGAGTATGGCGCTGCCTTTGTCTGGAGTCAGCATCAGAGTACAGGCTCAAGAAGCCGAACACAGCGATCACGAGCATGAGCAGACGCAAAAAGAGAAAACCCATAACGACGATCATAGTGAGCATGAGGACCACGAAGAAGGTCATGATGATCACCAAGACCACGGAGAGGACGAGGGAGCCCATGATGAAGCTGGCGAGGAAGCCCACGAGGAGCATGATGAACATGGAGGACATGAAGAGCAAGGCGCCTCGATAGATCCCCAAACGCTAAGGGCGCTTGGCGCAGAAGTGAGTATCGCGAGTCCCGGAAGAGTGAGTCAAACCGTGTCTTTACCGGGTGAGGTCCGCCTGAATAAAGAGGCGGTGGCTCAGATCACCCCTCGCTACTCTGCGCAGATTGTCGATGTTAGCGCCCGAATCGGCGATTCTGTCGCCGCAGGAGATACGCTGGCCATTGGTGAAAGCTCTCAGACCCTACAACGTTTCTCGCTCAAGTCCCTAATTCGCGGCACTGTCATTGATCGTTCCGTAACGCTAGGTGAACATATCCAGCCTAGTGACGCAGCGTTCGTAGTCGCGGACCTTTCGACGCTCTGGGTCGATATTGCACTCTATCCACGACAGATTGGGCTCGTAAAAAAGGGCCAACCGGTGCGCATTTCCACGACGTTCGGCCCCGAGCCTGTCAACACCCAGATCGACTATCTCGATCCCATTGTCAGCGAACAGCTGAGGAGCGGCCTGGCTCGAATTTATCTAGATAATGCCGCAGGCCAATGGAGACCCGGCATGTTCATTGAGGCGGAGGTGACTCTGACCGAGACGGAAGCCGAAGTGGTGGTGCCTCAGACGGCGGTAATCAAGTATCAGGGCCGTCAGGTAGTGTTTGTAAAAGAGGGTGACAGTTGGCGCCCCAGGCCTGTCGTCCTAGGGGCAAGAGATCGAGATCAGGTGGTTATCCGGTCGGGCGTCTCCCCAGGTGAACAGTACGTCGCGAAAGGTGGCTTCACGCTGAAAGCGGATTTGCTCAAGAGCGAATTCGAATCGGGCCACAACCACTAG
- a CDS encoding TolC family protein — MPLSLNEALAYTLERHPELAQFSYRRRAAEARELQAGLIPNPELAVEVENIGGSGRFAGTDSAEASLVLSQLIELGGKRGQREEVARYRTDLVDSEYQQVRWQVLAETVRRFLGIAEAQEQIQLASLSLELAKESRETIRKRTQAGTASDASLQRSAILVTRAELAVDSAHQQLASARVALAAQWGESEPNFEQVHADLYQLVELPDFNQIRRQLENAPQLSRYITEKRLREAELQLAQTRGRQDLRIGVGVKQMQETDDHAFTLSLSMPIGVNDRNQGEVRARRAEYEQLALEEKTTRVHLMARIQRLYQELEVFRSTAIRLRGEALPSARAAFESIRRGYQEGLYSYLELVDAGRERLAVESDALKAAVNFHQTLVTLEQLTGTGLTGQWSLTPNSIDGATEPYEPQPRYIKEQTGES, encoded by the coding sequence ATGCCTCTTTCATTAAACGAAGCATTGGCCTACACATTGGAGCGCCATCCCGAGCTGGCGCAGTTTTCCTACCGTCGGCGCGCCGCAGAGGCCCGGGAGCTCCAGGCAGGTTTGATCCCCAACCCGGAACTGGCCGTTGAAGTGGAAAACATCGGCGGCAGCGGCCGCTTTGCCGGTACGGACTCGGCCGAAGCCTCGCTGGTGCTGAGCCAACTGATCGAATTGGGCGGTAAGCGCGGACAGCGCGAGGAGGTCGCCCGCTACCGTACCGATCTGGTGGACAGCGAATACCAGCAAGTCCGCTGGCAAGTGCTCGCGGAAACCGTACGCCGCTTTCTCGGGATAGCCGAAGCCCAAGAACAGATCCAACTGGCTTCACTGTCGCTAGAATTAGCAAAAGAAAGCAGGGAGACTATCCGTAAGCGTACGCAAGCGGGAACAGCCAGTGACGCTTCTCTTCAACGCTCGGCCATTTTGGTCACACGTGCGGAGCTCGCCGTAGACTCTGCCCATCAACAACTGGCGTCTGCGCGGGTGGCGTTGGCTGCTCAATGGGGCGAGAGCGAACCGAATTTTGAGCAGGTTCACGCCGATTTGTACCAACTTGTGGAGCTGCCTGATTTTAATCAGATCCGTCGCCAGCTAGAAAATGCGCCGCAACTATCTCGCTATATCACCGAAAAACGCCTACGCGAGGCGGAATTGCAGTTGGCACAAACTCGGGGTCGGCAAGACCTTCGAATCGGTGTGGGCGTCAAGCAAATGCAAGAAACCGACGATCACGCTTTTACTCTGAGCCTGTCCATGCCTATTGGAGTCAATGACCGTAACCAGGGAGAGGTCCGGGCTCGACGTGCAGAATACGAGCAACTGGCACTGGAAGAGAAAACCACACGGGTACATCTTATGGCTCGAATTCAACGGCTTTATCAGGAGCTGGAGGTATTTCGCAGCACCGCAATTCGCTTGCGGGGCGAAGCTTTACCTTCTGCTCGCGCCGCTTTTGAGAGTATTCGCAGAGGCTACCAAGAGGGTTTGTATAGTTACCTTGAGCTAGTCGATGCGGGACGGGAACGTCTGGCGGTAGAGAGTGATGCACTTAAAGCAGCTGTAAATTTTCACCAGACACTGGTGACTCTCGAACAGCTCACTGGCACGGGCCTAACCGGGCAATGGAGTCTGACTCCCAATTCAATCGATGGGGCCACCGAACCCTATGAACCCCAACCCCGTTACATTAAAGAACAAACAGGTGAATCATGA
- a CDS encoding DNA-binding protein translates to MYRHFKELEEEASTRMGDETLLSPPIKELVARLISHLQEEAQRIIDEDKSHYENQLNELSDHSAQDNTGTRIEA, encoded by the coding sequence ATTTATCGCCACTTCAAAGAACTGGAGGAAGAAGCGTCCACCCGGATGGGGGATGAGACACTGTTAAGCCCGCCCATCAAGGAGCTCGTTGCACGCCTGATATCACATTTACAAGAAGAGGCCCAGCGCATTATTGATGAGGACAAAAGCCACTATGAGAACCAGCTCAATGAACTCTCTGACCACTCCGCGCAAGACAACACAGGAACTCGAATCGAAGCCTAG